The Pseudomonadota bacterium genome includes the window ACACGATTTTGCTACCATAGGCAAGCGCATAATGCTTTTGAATGCCCGGCAAATTCAAAGAGTGTCGGGAAAGGAGCGGATCATCCTCCTGGCCATCAAAGACATCACGGAGCGAAAAGAACTGGAACAACAGCTCCACCTGGCCATCGAGGACATCACCGAACTAAAAAAACTGGAACAACAACTACATACCATGTCTCTCACAGATGAACTCACAGGCTTATATAACAGAAGGGGGTTCTCCACCCTTGCCCAGCAACAGTTGAAAATAACTGACAGGACAAAGAAAGACATGCTCCTCTTCTTTGCTGATCTGGATAAGATGAAACATATTAATGACACGTTGGGTCATCAGGAAGGAGATAAGGCGCTTGTCGAAATTGCAACCATCCTCAAAGAGGTATTCAGGGAATCAGATATTATCGGACGTATCGGAGGAGATGAGCTTGCCGTCCTTGCAATAGATACCACCGATGAAACCAGAGAAGTCCTCACGAATCGTCTGCATAATTACCTTGATGATTACAACAGGCCCGAAGGAAGAAACTACACGCTCTCCCTTAGCATAGGCATAGCGCACTATGATCCTGAAAAACCCTCAACTCTCGACGAACTCATGACTAAGGCAGATAGACTGATGTATGAGGAGAAGAGGAATAAACAGCATTAAAGCCATTCAACTCACCATGTGTGTTTCATATGAACTCCATATTATTCCTTAATATACTGGTAATCTCTGATTATATCTCCTTTTCAATATCTCTCAGATCATATAAAGGCGTTTGTAAAAACAGAAGAGAAAATATCCCTTGCAGCGTCCTCTACATGTCATGACAAATTATGGTTCAAGGTCAAGAAGATGAAAGAAGAAGGGAGAGATTCTTGATATAACGAACAAATAAGACCGTCCTTCCGTTATTTGACGAATAATTAGCCACATACATTACAATCAAAATCATCAATACATAATGATTATAATCAATTTGATTTGCGGCACAGCATGTGCATAATAAAAGTGTATGCGAAGTTAAAAAAATAGGAGGAAGCAAGAAATGAAGAAAGCTTTAATGTTTGTATTGGCAATTATCATCAGCGTAGCATTCGTTACAACCGTATTTGCACAGGCACCGGCGGCAGCTCCTGACAAACCGGCAGCAGAGAAAGCAGCCCCTGTAAAAGCCGATAAACCCGCAAAAGCCAAAGCAATGAAGGCGACTGGTGAGGTCGTAAAGATCAGCGAAGAAGAAGGAATCGTTGTCGTGAAAGGCAAAGATGGCGACGTAATCTACGACATCAAAGACGTGAAGTGGAAAGCATATAAAAATGCTAAAGAAGTGAAAGCCGGCGAAATCGTTGTCATTTCTTACATCGATAAAGACGGTAAGAAGGTTGCCAAAGTAATAAGCAAGTCGGTAAAGAAGGATAAGAAGGCAGCAGCCCCTAAGGCTGAGGACAAACCAGCAGCAGCTTCCGCACCAACTCCTGCAGCAGCACCAACTCCTGCACCGGCACCAGCACCAGCAAAGAAGTAGTATTGGTGTGACACATTCAAGGGGACACGTTAAGTCAAGCCGGCAGTATAAGGTGTTGAACAAACCCCATCAGAAGCCCTTAACCGTTATGGTTAGGGGCTTTTTTTATGGAAAAGATATCTTCCGCAAGGCAATTCATTTATAAAAAACTGTTTTTCTCAAAAAACATTGCAGGAAAAGGGGCGGGGTAAACCGTGCGTAAATAAAGAGCTTCATTTTCAATGCGAATTGGAATTAGAATAGTTCGAAACCGACCTGTTTGAAGTGATCATCAAACGTAAAGGCCTTCTGCAGAC containing:
- a CDS encoding diguanylate cyclase, which translates into the protein MKDPSSTHPELIKEISALKQRIKELEATTISEDEALDIINAVHEPLINLDQDLRVVKASRSFYEFFKVKPEDTVGQLIYDLGNKQWDIPKLRELLETILPQKATLDNYEVEHDFATIGKRIMLLNARQIQRVSGKERIILLAIKDITERKELEQQLHLAIEDITELKKLEQQLHTMSLTDELTGLYNRRGFSTLAQQQLKITDRTKKDMLLFFADLDKMKHINDTLGHQEGDKALVEIATILKEVFRESDIIGRIGGDELAVLAIDTTDETREVLTNRLHNYLDDYNRPEGRNYTLSLSIGIAHYDPEKPSTLDELMTKADRLMYEEKRNKQH